One Fuerstiella marisgermanici DNA window includes the following coding sequences:
- a CDS encoding pirin family protein, whose translation MEKKLKKIVRDIPQHWVGDGFPVRSLFSYGGGNEFDPLLLLDYAGPHEFEPDQAKRGVGEHPHKGFETVTILYQGELEHADSSGGHGTIGPGDVQWMTAASGIVHEEFHSRRFAKEGGVLEMVQLWVNLPAKDKASQPKYQDLRDKQFPRVSLPGDAGTVRVIAGEFMGQTGPASTFTAVNVWDMQLAADGKTDVHVPDGHTCVFIVQKGSVRINGEAVEAVELAQFEREGSIVTLESDSASRVLVLTGQPIGEPVAGQGPFVMNTRDEIQQAMRDYQAGKMGHLA comes from the coding sequence ATGGAAAAGAAGCTTAAGAAGATCGTTCGCGACATTCCTCAACACTGGGTTGGTGACGGATTCCCTGTGCGCAGCCTGTTTTCTTATGGTGGTGGCAACGAGTTTGATCCGTTGCTGCTGCTGGACTATGCAGGACCACATGAATTCGAGCCCGACCAGGCCAAACGCGGTGTTGGTGAGCATCCGCACAAGGGATTTGAAACTGTCACGATCCTGTATCAGGGAGAGTTGGAACATGCAGATTCCAGTGGCGGTCACGGAACGATTGGACCTGGCGATGTGCAGTGGATGACGGCGGCGTCCGGGATTGTTCATGAAGAATTCCATAGTCGTCGCTTTGCCAAAGAAGGCGGAGTGCTGGAAATGGTGCAGCTTTGGGTGAACCTACCCGCAAAGGACAAGGCTTCTCAACCAAAGTATCAGGACTTACGCGACAAACAGTTTCCTCGAGTCTCATTGCCAGGCGACGCAGGAACAGTTCGTGTGATCGCCGGTGAGTTCATGGGGCAAACCGGTCCGGCCAGCACGTTTACTGCAGTCAACGTTTGGGATATGCAGTTGGCAGCTGACGGCAAGACTGACGTACATGTACCAGATGGTCATACCTGCGTGTTCATCGTTCAAAAAGGCAGCGTCAGAATCAATGGAGAAGCGGTCGAGGCTGTCGAATTGGCGCAGTTCGAACGTGAAGGAAGTATTGTTACGCTCGAATCCGACTCAGCCTCGCGAGTTCTCGTGTTGACCGGGCAGCCTATTGGTGAACCTGTCGCTGGTCAGGGACCATTCGTCATGAACACTCGTGACGAAATCCAACAAGCGATGCGAGACTATCAAGCCGGAAAAATGGGCCACCTGGCGTAG
- a CDS encoding NADPH-dependent FMN reductase, producing MTAKILAFSGSSRRDSFNKKLVTFAADQARKLGGDVTLIDLRDFAMPLYDGDLEAEQGPPEGATQLFKLMKEHQGLLLACPEYNSSITPLLKNAIDWVSRPREGEQRLAAFTGKVAGLLSASPGQLGGLRGLVHVRSILSSIGTFVVPGQVAVSAAHEAFDENGSIRDSAVAERIEAVVAQLVETTAKLNATQ from the coding sequence ATGACCGCAAAGATTCTGGCATTCTCGGGCAGTTCGCGGCGTGACTCCTTCAACAAGAAGCTGGTCACGTTCGCTGCCGACCAGGCTCGCAAGCTTGGTGGCGACGTCACATTGATCGATCTTCGCGACTTCGCCATGCCTCTTTACGACGGAGACCTGGAAGCTGAACAAGGCCCGCCGGAAGGGGCAACGCAGCTGTTCAAACTGATGAAGGAACATCAGGGGCTGCTGCTCGCCTGCCCGGAATACAACAGCTCCATCACACCACTATTGAAGAATGCGATCGACTGGGTATCTCGACCACGTGAAGGTGAGCAACGGTTGGCGGCATTCACAGGTAAAGTGGCGGGATTGCTGAGTGCCTCACCGGGGCAACTCGGCGGCTTGCGCGGGTTGGTCCACGTCCGCTCAATTCTCAGCAGCATCGGAACGTTTGTCGTACCAGGCCAGGTTGCCGTTTCAGCAGCTCATGAAGCCTTCGACGAGAACGGTTCGATACGTGACAGTGCGGTCGCAGAACGGATCGAAGCTGTAGTTGCTCAATTGGTTGAGACAACAGCCAAACTCAATGCGACCCAATAA
- a CDS encoding IS66 family transposase codes for MDTDVSQIIAVEVKQLVLSLQREVAELRDENRRLRDRIEELEGKNPTERLDEAFSVTAEERRRAETGRRKGRKKQSSARRGRRTTEQKADNAERRELILPEGYNVAECRFVRERFVWRVINGQAVQVVYEIYHGPNGEKSEIPGVWPRSEFGIEVHIALARIVTITGLSIDKTCALIEFFWNLPLGKSQADALLNQLARRWEQEFESLCDLMAFSAIVHADETSWSINSVWAFLSEKARVLIFGCRKDGDTLAQILSKELFGGVLVSDDAAVYRGFSHAQKCWAHLLRKAIRLTLLKPDNEEYQRLLDGLLEIFYAAKRHAADGRLGDAGRAAKVDELDNTLAALLVRYCAEDSDVRAADFGKDFDNLVSELIRLMTEEELFCFVTSPAAPATNNEAERSLRGAAMDRRTGRTSKTSKGARRRSILTSVLESLNLHLKTPTLSSVVAEVMTWQQDGFSLFDRLKLEVGLTSAPPGQSRLSKLVPAN; via the coding sequence ATGGACACGGATGTCAGTCAGATCATCGCTGTGGAAGTGAAGCAGCTTGTGCTTAGCCTGCAGCGTGAGGTTGCGGAGCTGCGGGACGAGAACCGGCGGCTGCGTGATCGGATTGAAGAGCTCGAAGGTAAGAACCCCACAGAGCGACTCGACGAGGCGTTTTCGGTGACGGCGGAAGAGAGACGCCGCGCTGAAACGGGCCGCCGAAAAGGTCGCAAAAAACAATCCTCGGCGCGTCGCGGTCGTCGCACAACCGAGCAGAAAGCGGACAACGCCGAACGACGCGAACTCATTCTGCCGGAAGGTTACAACGTCGCAGAGTGCCGTTTCGTTCGGGAACGTTTCGTCTGGAGAGTGATCAACGGCCAAGCCGTGCAGGTCGTCTATGAAATCTATCACGGCCCCAACGGCGAGAAATCCGAAATTCCGGGCGTGTGGCCGCGGTCCGAATTCGGCATTGAAGTTCATATCGCGCTGGCTCGCATTGTGACCATCACGGGACTGTCGATCGACAAGACGTGTGCATTGATTGAATTCTTCTGGAATCTGCCGCTCGGCAAATCCCAGGCGGACGCTCTGTTGAATCAACTGGCACGGCGTTGGGAACAGGAATTCGAATCTCTGTGTGACCTGATGGCGTTCAGTGCGATTGTGCATGCAGACGAAACCAGTTGGAGTATCAACAGCGTGTGGGCTTTTTTGTCGGAGAAGGCGCGCGTGCTGATCTTCGGATGCCGCAAAGACGGCGACACACTGGCTCAGATCCTGTCGAAAGAATTGTTTGGAGGCGTGCTTGTTTCGGACGATGCGGCCGTGTACCGAGGTTTCAGTCACGCACAGAAATGCTGGGCTCACCTGCTGCGGAAGGCCATCCGTCTGACGCTGCTGAAGCCGGACAACGAAGAGTACCAGCGACTGCTCGACGGCCTGCTGGAAATTTTCTACGCGGCCAAACGCCACGCCGCCGATGGTCGTCTTGGCGATGCCGGTCGTGCGGCGAAGGTCGATGAACTTGATAACACGCTGGCGGCTCTGCTGGTGCGTTACTGCGCCGAGGATTCCGATGTTCGGGCGGCCGACTTCGGCAAGGATTTTGACAACCTGGTCTCAGAACTGATTCGGCTGATGACGGAAGAGGAGTTGTTTTGTTTTGTGACAAGCCCGGCCGCGCCAGCAACGAACAACGAAGCGGAACGCAGTCTTCGCGGCGCGGCCATGGACCGTCGCACAGGTCGAACGAGCAAAACATCGAAGGGAGCCCGTCGCCGCAGCATTCTTACAAGCGTCCTGGAATCGCTGAATCTCCATCTGAAAACACCAACGCTCAGTTCCGTGGTGGCCGAGGTCATGACGTGGCAGCAGGATGGATTCAGTCTGTTTGATCGACTGAAACTTGAAGTCGGCCTGACCTCCGCGCCGCCCGGTCAGTCGCGACTGTCCAAACTCGTCCCCGCCAACTGA
- a CDS encoding winged helix-turn-helix transcriptional regulator, with protein sequence MAGKIKAKAASCPVETTLKIIGGRWKVLIIDFLLEDTKRFGELTRCLGSISARTLSKQLRELEDDGVVNRKDFGEIPPKVEYSLTPLGRSLESVLLAMEAWGRTVEKQLKKRKRNS encoded by the coding sequence ATGGCCGGAAAAATCAAGGCAAAAGCGGCGAGTTGCCCGGTCGAAACGACTTTGAAAATCATCGGCGGACGGTGGAAAGTGTTGATCATTGACTTTTTGCTTGAGGACACGAAGCGTTTTGGCGAGCTGACTCGGTGCCTCGGCAGCATTTCTGCTCGAACGCTGTCAAAACAACTGCGAGAACTGGAAGACGACGGCGTCGTGAATCGCAAGGACTTTGGCGAAATTCCGCCGAAGGTCGAATACTCACTGACGCCGCTCGGCCGGTCTCTCGAATCTGTGCTACTGGCGATGGAAGCGTGGGGCAGGACCGTTGAAAAACAATTAAAGAAGCGGAAACGCAATTCATGA
- a CDS encoding response regulator, whose translation MEIDILLADADESLRELYRDYFTRKGWSIETAGDDAECAMKIREFNPRFLIVDLELFESDAAAIQSLSLLLNEVPTIIVTGDDLPPRLSELSGVPVSHCFRKPYSFMALLKCMRTPTTPRPAEPTLEATAV comes from the coding sequence ATGGAGATTGACATTCTGTTAGCGGACGCGGACGAATCACTGCGAGAACTCTATCGCGACTACTTCACTCGCAAAGGGTGGTCCATCGAAACGGCGGGGGATGACGCCGAATGTGCGATGAAAATTCGAGAGTTCAACCCTCGTTTTCTTATCGTCGATCTTGAACTATTTGAAAGCGACGCCGCAGCGATACAGTCGCTCAGTTTGTTGCTGAATGAAGTGCCAACGATCATCGTGACCGGCGATGACCTTCCACCGCGATTATCAGAACTAAGCGGAGTCCCGGTTTCACACTGCTTCCGTAAACCATACAGCTTCATGGCGTTGCTGAAGTGCATGCGTACCCCAACAACCCCCCGCCCAGCGGAGCCAACTCTCGAAGCCACCGCTGTCTGA
- a CDS encoding DUF4332 domain-containing protein: MPALVNIEGIGEQYAEKLAQAKIGTTQTLLRRCATRQGRRQISRESGVSGSKLLAFVNRADLFRIRGVGEEYSDLLEAAGVDTVPELAQRKAEHLYAKMIEVNQKRNLVRHVPGEARVRDWIQQAKKLDRVIEY; encoded by the coding sequence ATGCCAGCACTTGTAAACATTGAGGGAATTGGCGAGCAGTATGCTGAGAAACTTGCCCAAGCGAAGATCGGCACAACGCAGACATTGCTTCGACGATGCGCGACACGACAGGGACGCCGTCAGATTTCTCGAGAATCAGGCGTGAGTGGAAGTAAGCTGCTGGCGTTTGTGAATCGAGCCGACCTGTTTCGCATCCGTGGCGTTGGCGAAGAATACTCAGACCTTCTGGAAGCCGCTGGCGTAGACACTGTGCCCGAGTTGGCTCAGCGCAAGGCGGAGCACCTCTACGCGAAAATGATTGAAGTCAATCAAAAGCGGAACCTGGTGAGGCACGTGCCGGGTGAAGCACGCGTACGGGACTGGATTCAGCAGGCGAAAAAACTGGATCGCGTGATCGAGTATTAG
- a CDS encoding isochorismatase family protein: MASTNGMIDPDDVVMLLIDHQSGLFNTVQDVPVPDLRNYAIALAKTASLLKIPVVTTASVPDGPNGPLIPEIHQYAPHAQFIPRTGQINAWDNPPFVEAIEKTGRKTVVIAGTLTSVCMAFPAISAIDAGYKAYCVVDASGNWSKMATDITIARVAQAGAIPMDTFAMVAELMRTWNRAEGSQFGAIIAEHIVPTYKCLMESYDKAQAVVKDGPETMMDKFQ, encoded by the coding sequence ATGGCATCAACAAATGGAATGATCGACCCGGACGATGTTGTCATGTTGCTTATCGATCACCAAAGTGGATTGTTCAACACGGTGCAGGACGTCCCTGTGCCGGATCTGCGAAACTACGCGATTGCTTTGGCCAAGACTGCGTCCCTGCTGAAGATCCCCGTGGTGACGACCGCGTCAGTTCCCGATGGCCCGAACGGGCCGCTGATTCCGGAAATTCACCAATACGCCCCGCACGCTCAGTTCATTCCGCGGACCGGGCAGATCAACGCGTGGGACAATCCGCCGTTTGTCGAAGCGATCGAAAAGACGGGCCGCAAGACGGTCGTGATCGCTGGCACGCTGACAAGTGTCTGCATGGCGTTTCCGGCAATCAGCGCAATCGATGCGGGCTACAAAGCGTACTGTGTTGTCGACGCTTCCGGCAACTGGAGCAAGATGGCGACCGACATAACAATCGCACGCGTCGCACAGGCCGGCGCGATTCCGATGGACACGTTCGCTATGGTTGCTGAGCTGATGCGGACCTGGAACCGTGCTGAAGGATCACAGTTCGGAGCAATCATCGCAGAACACATAGTGCCCACCTACAAGTGCCTGATGGAAAGCTACGACAAGGCTCAGGCGGTGGTCAAGGATGGACCTGAAACCATGATGGACAAGTTCCAATAA
- a CDS encoding HAD family hydrolase: protein MRLRVIATDYDGTIATDGVLHPVVRDAIDTARRQGVLVVIVTGRILSELRDVAGDLNFVDGVVAENGAVISLAGGHTVQLGQSPPMSLVTALTERGIDFKVGRCVIEMDAGFSAVAMSLIREQELPLAISFNRQRMMLLPASISKSSGLQQLLGILGVSRHNALGIGDAENDHELLRCCEYAVAVQWGSEKLKQCADHVVAGNGPAAVGAFLKHVSSQVRLPLEHSGHHKVVLEAVEGQPPFEMVIRGRNVLIAGDTQSGKSWLAGLLMEQMIVQGYTVYVFDPEGDYASLGALPNTVVLGGGHFLPETENLLLLLQQGLNVVLNLSHLDHQTKADYIHTHLPLVAKFRRERGYPHRILLDESHYFLNGIDDDKLLDLDLAAYTLVTWRPSELSASVSKAMDIVAVTRLAEKNEVDAIAALSGDATDPARWYEPLANLAVDEAALLPPTAEAKGALRGFRVAPRLTQHVRHCTKYLDKAVDAQKAFVFSENGTPTGRTSATLCDLVTGIADCATHVIYGHLQRHDFSRWIGHVFGDNDLAGSVRILESQHLASDTVPAFSEALDGAIRERYHATRR from the coding sequence ATGCGACTGCGAGTTATTGCCACTGATTACGATGGTACCATCGCAACGGACGGCGTGTTACATCCGGTTGTGCGCGACGCGATCGACACGGCGCGTCGGCAAGGCGTGCTGGTGGTGATCGTGACCGGGCGGATTCTCTCTGAGCTACGAGACGTCGCCGGTGATCTGAATTTTGTGGATGGCGTTGTCGCAGAAAACGGGGCGGTAATTTCTTTGGCGGGTGGTCACACCGTGCAACTTGGCCAATCGCCGCCGATGTCGCTGGTGACGGCGCTCACGGAACGCGGAATCGACTTCAAAGTGGGGCGCTGCGTGATCGAAATGGATGCCGGGTTCTCGGCCGTGGCGATGTCTTTGATTCGTGAGCAGGAATTGCCGCTCGCCATCTCCTTCAACCGGCAGCGAATGATGCTGTTGCCAGCTTCGATCAGCAAGTCGTCGGGCCTGCAGCAACTGCTGGGAATACTCGGGGTATCGCGTCACAATGCGTTGGGGATCGGTGACGCGGAGAACGACCATGAACTGTTGCGATGTTGTGAGTACGCGGTTGCCGTTCAATGGGGGTCGGAAAAGCTAAAACAGTGTGCCGATCACGTGGTCGCTGGCAATGGACCTGCAGCGGTGGGTGCGTTCCTGAAACACGTATCCAGTCAGGTGCGTTTACCGCTTGAACACTCGGGCCATCACAAGGTGGTGCTGGAAGCCGTCGAAGGGCAGCCTCCCTTTGAAATGGTGATTCGAGGTCGCAATGTGCTGATTGCCGGCGATACTCAAAGCGGCAAGTCGTGGCTGGCCGGCTTGCTGATGGAACAAATGATCGTCCAGGGCTACACCGTCTACGTGTTCGATCCGGAAGGCGATTACGCAAGCCTGGGAGCTCTGCCGAACACGGTCGTACTCGGCGGCGGCCATTTCCTGCCCGAGACTGAAAACCTGTTGCTGTTGCTTCAGCAGGGGTTAAACGTTGTATTGAATCTGTCGCATCTGGACCACCAAACGAAGGCTGACTACATCCACACTCACTTGCCACTGGTCGCGAAGTTTCGTCGCGAACGCGGCTATCCTCACCGCATCCTGCTGGATGAAAGTCACTACTTCCTTAACGGCATCGACGACGACAAGCTGCTGGACCTTGACCTGGCGGCTTACACGCTGGTGACGTGGCGACCTTCGGAACTCAGCGCCTCAGTATCGAAGGCGATGGACATCGTGGCGGTGACTCGGTTGGCAGAAAAAAATGAAGTCGACGCCATTGCCGCTCTTTCCGGCGACGCAACAGATCCGGCACGATGGTACGAACCATTGGCAAACCTTGCTGTCGACGAAGCCGCTCTTCTTCCACCAACAGCAGAAGCGAAGGGCGCACTGCGCGGTTTTCGAGTTGCTCCTCGACTGACACAACACGTGCGGCATTGCACCAAATATCTGGACAAGGCGGTGGATGCGCAGAAAGCGTTTGTTTTCTCAGAAAACGGTACGCCCACAGGCCGCACTTCCGCGACACTTTGTGATCTCGTGACCGGCATCGCCGACTGTGCCACGCATGTGATCTATGGTCACCTGCAACGTCACGACTTCTCACGTTGGATCGGCCACGTCTTCGGAGACAACGACCTGGCGGGCTCAGTGCGAATTTTGGAATCGCAACATCTCGCGTCAGACACCGTACCAGCCTTCAGCGAAGCACTTGATGGTGCCATTCGAGAACGTTACCACGCGACAAGGCGCTAA
- a CDS encoding AAA family ATPase, producing the protein MTLTELIAGLKDPAAWPNSVSEVEVRQTHISVVFLAGDCVYKVKKAVDYGFLDFATLEKRRHYCDEEVRLNRRLAPDVYLGVVPITRSGEQLSFEGDGDTVEWAVKMRRLPDEATLQYRLRHGDVDVDVMRNLGRRIADFHAKADSGPSVAEFGRFDVVAGNARENFRQSKDQIWKTVSESVFERLEKLTEEALAQHRQLISLRAECGVPRDTHGDLRLDHVYLLPDREPPGEIVVVDCIEFSERFRFADPIADVAFLVMGLNLRGRKELGREFLESYLAASGDEEGAELVSFYTAYRATVRGKVEGMKLSRDEMTDADRERAMSKSRGSWLLALGELETPIDRPCLLLIAGLPGTGKSRLAESLADQANLQVIRSDVVRKELAGVAEVQHDAAEFGEGIYTNEWNRRTYAECLRRAEELLFEGGRVIVDANFRSETDRHTFLNAATQLGVRSGMLLCEANSEVVRKRLQQRRGDASDADWSTYERAATTWEEPGPQTQAATKTVDTDGTAEDVTAQALKVLTEMHVT; encoded by the coding sequence TTGACGCTCACTGAGCTAATCGCGGGACTAAAGGATCCCGCTGCGTGGCCGAATTCGGTTTCGGAAGTGGAGGTCCGTCAGACGCATATCTCAGTCGTTTTTTTGGCCGGTGACTGCGTGTACAAAGTCAAGAAGGCTGTCGACTACGGTTTCCTTGACTTCGCGACACTCGAAAAACGCCGGCACTATTGCGACGAAGAAGTGCGATTGAACCGGCGTCTGGCTCCCGATGTCTATTTGGGTGTTGTGCCGATCACGCGAAGTGGCGAGCAACTGAGCTTCGAAGGGGACGGCGACACGGTGGAATGGGCGGTGAAGATGCGGCGTTTGCCGGATGAGGCCACTCTGCAATACCGGCTACGTCACGGCGATGTCGACGTCGATGTGATGAGAAACCTCGGACGCAGAATTGCAGATTTCCATGCGAAGGCAGATTCCGGACCGTCTGTCGCTGAGTTTGGTCGCTTCGATGTCGTGGCCGGGAATGCGCGTGAGAACTTTCGCCAGTCGAAAGATCAGATTTGGAAGACGGTCAGTGAATCTGTCTTTGAGCGACTTGAGAAATTGACCGAGGAGGCGTTGGCTCAACATCGGCAGCTGATTTCCTTACGTGCCGAATGTGGCGTTCCGCGCGATACGCATGGTGATCTTCGTCTGGATCACGTCTACCTGTTGCCTGACCGCGAGCCGCCGGGCGAAATCGTTGTTGTAGACTGCATTGAATTTTCCGAACGGTTTCGTTTCGCCGATCCTATTGCGGACGTCGCCTTTCTGGTGATGGGGCTAAACCTGCGTGGCCGCAAAGAACTGGGACGTGAGTTCCTTGAGTCTTACCTGGCAGCGTCGGGAGACGAAGAAGGAGCAGAGCTCGTTTCGTTCTACACAGCCTACCGCGCAACGGTTCGCGGGAAGGTGGAAGGCATGAAGCTGAGTCGCGACGAAATGACGGACGCCGATCGCGAACGTGCGATGTCAAAATCACGAGGCTCCTGGTTGCTTGCACTCGGCGAACTGGAGACACCGATTGACCGTCCGTGTCTGCTGTTAATCGCAGGCCTGCCAGGCACCGGAAAATCCAGATTAGCCGAATCGCTCGCCGATCAGGCCAATTTACAAGTCATTCGGTCCGATGTCGTCCGCAAGGAACTCGCTGGCGTCGCAGAAGTGCAGCACGACGCCGCTGAATTCGGCGAAGGTATTTATACCAACGAGTGGAATCGTCGCACGTATGCGGAATGCCTCCGGCGCGCGGAGGAATTGCTGTTCGAAGGAGGGCGAGTCATCGTGGATGCGAACTTCCGCTCAGAAACCGACCGTCATACTTTTCTCAACGCGGCAACGCAGTTGGGAGTGCGTTCCGGCATGCTGCTCTGTGAAGCGAACTCGGAAGTTGTCCGGAAGCGACTGCAACAGCGGCGCGGAGATGCCTCCGACGCGGATTGGTCTACCTACGAACGGGCTGCAACAACCTGGGAAGAGCCAGGTCCTCAGACGCAGGCAGCTACTAAAACAGTCGATACGGACGGAACGGCGGAAGATGTGACGGCCCAAGCGCTGAAAGTTCTGACTGAAATGCACGTGACATAA